In the Clupea harengus chromosome 16, Ch_v2.0.2, whole genome shotgun sequence genome, one interval contains:
- the LOC105912379 gene encoding toll-like receptor 1 encodes MSREAHTMYLTFWVIAVLSIGILLHGTMAFNTAEKGFQMCMTLKENTKDLRHHNLTAIPPNLPAQTEYLDISYNNIARIEDGQLIHLTHLCFLKATNCNLRFISPEAFANNKEIKVLNVSNNLLKIIPKMNLNTLRVIDLSGNEYYSYALPDSFSNFTHLQILALGSKNTISLKLKDFTPLKDIHLEQLILGEGIQVQEYEPGSLAQLRYLKRITLNVSFCQSFVIFDQILVDLNQTQTQELSLVKFVPDDCHVLVDPFTALKNFDGLRKITITQTWINSTVMVKLLQNVWHSPIEDLTFINIVYNEDTPDGMQFPNQNTTTKVKSITFDGIKHYQYQYPKFNISMEHFTHLSYLKFSGTGMNILPCNLISAIPSLQTLDLSDNLLKEAGFWWPLCKPTEIFPSLRHLSLSNNRFIDLAHISKQSSQIKLLESLDLSFNSIRLTGPCSWSPHLTELSLSHNNLGNGVFKYLSTNFKRLDLSKTGITTISQEVLSQFPSLTHLILSSNSIQVIPLNLRAPVLQALFIDQNAIAYISEGVLDGLPKLETLVAGKNPFSCTCDSYWFVTAMNKSLLSDWPMDYSCSTPPSYADTSLVNFKPGNLSCKPWLQAAVSFSVLTVIIVVFAIVFHVCDGVWYTKMLWVWIRVKRRARKGEDRLLKCSFNYHAFISYSQHDSTWVDTQLVPTLEGTGLSLCIHERDFVPGQWIVDNIINCVEASYKTIFVLSQNFVQSEWCNYELFFAQHRAISVDQDSVVFILLEPIPPDSLPSTFLKLRTLLRQQTYLEWPKDECKKHIFWSSLRSMLQIGDKGIALRNVATNIMDTCSLLANQG; translated from the exons ATgagcagagaggcacacac AATGTACCTTACATTTTGGGTTATTGCTGTACTGTCCATTGGGATTTTACTCCACGGGACTATGGCTTTCAACACTGCAGAGAAAGGATTCCAAATGTGTATGACgttgaaagaaaacacaaaagactTACGCCACCACAATCTCACTGCAATTCCACCAAACCTTCCAGCACAAACTGAATATTTGGACATTTCTTATAACAACATTGCAAGAATTGAAGATGGACAACTAATTCATCTTACCCACCTTTGTTTCTTGAAAGCAACCAACTGTAATCTTAGGTTTATTTCTCCTGAGGCCTTTGCCAACAACAAGGAAATCAAGGTGCTGAATGTATCCAATAATCTTTTGAAAATCATCCCTAAAATGAACCTCAACACCTTAAGGGTCATTGACCTTTCCGGCAACGAATACTACAGCTATGCTCTTCCAGATAGTTTTTCCAATTTTACACATCTTCAGATCCTTGCTCTTGGAAGTAAAAATACTATTTCACTGAAACTGAAAGACTTCACTCCTTTGAAAGACATACATTTAGAGCAGCTTATTCTAGGTGAGGGCATCCAGGTGCAAGAATATGAACCTGGATCTTTAGCTCAGTTGAGGTATCTGAAAAGAATTACTCTAAATGTGTCTTTTTGCCAGAGTTTTGTCATTTTTGACCAAATTCTTGTGGATCttaaccaaacacaaacacaggagctgAGTTTAGTAAAGTTTGTTCCTGATGATTGTCACGTGTTGGTTGATCCTTTCACAGCTTTAAAGAACTTTGATGGTCTAAGGAAAATAACTATAACACAAACCTGGATAAATAGCACAGTCATGGTCAAATTACTACAAAATGTTTGGCATTCTCCAATTGAAGATTTAACTTTTATCAATATTGTTTACAATGAAGACACTCCTGATGGAATGCAATTTCCAAACCAGAATACCACAACAAAAGTCAAATCAATTACATTTGATGGCATCAAGCATTATCAATACCAATACCCCAAATTTAACATTAGTATGGAACATTTCACACACTTGTCGTATCTGAAGTTCTCAGGTACAGGAATGAACATTCTCCCCTGTAATTTGATCTCTGCCATACCGTCATTACAGACATTGGATCTGTCGGACAACCTACTGAAAGAGGCTGGTTTTTGGTGGCCCCTCTGCAAACCAACAGAGATTTTCCCATCCCTCAGACACCTCTCTTTGAGTAATAACCGCTTCATCGATCTGGCTCACATCTCTAAGCAATCCAGTCAGATCAAACTCCTGGAATCTCTGGACTTGAGCTTCAACTCCATCCGCCTGACCGGCCCATGCTCCTGGTCCCCTCACCTAACAGAGCTGAGTCTCAGCCACAACAACCTCGGCAATGGTGTCTTCAAATACCTCTCAACTAACTTCAAAAGACTTGATCTCTCAAAAACTGGAATTACCACCATAAGCCAAGAGGTACTGTCACAATTTCCCAGTCTGACACATCTTATTTTGAGTTCCAACAGCATTCAAGTCATCCCATTGAACCTCAGAGCACCAGTGCTGCAGGCCCTGTTCATTGACCAGAATGCAATTGCATACATTAGCGAGGGTGTGTTGGACGGCTTGCCcaaactggagacactagtTGCAGGGAAAAACCCATTCAGCTGTACCTGTGATTCTTACTGGTTTGTGACAGCCATGAACAAGTCCCTCTTGTCAGACTGGCCCATGGACTACAGTTGCAGTACACCTCCATCCTATGCTGATACATCGCTGGTAAATTTTAAGCCTGGAAATCTGTCCTGCAAACCATGGCTTCAGGCAGCTGTGTCTTTTTCGGTTTTAACCGTCATCATTGTCGTTTTTGCCATTGTATTTCATGTCTGTGATGGTGTTTGGTACACCAAGATGCTGTGGGTTTGGATCAGAGTCAAACGGAGAGCTCGTAAAGGGGAAGACAGGCTGTTGAAGTGTTCTTTCAACTATCATGCTTTCATCTCCTACAGCCAACATGACTCAACCTGGGTGGATACCCAGCTGGTGCCAACACTGGAGGGGACAGGTCTGTCACTTTGCATTCATGAACGTGACTTCGTACCGGGGCAGTGGATTGTGGACAACATCATCAACTGCGTGGAGGCCAGCTATAAGACCATATTCGTGCTCTCTCAGAACTTTGTTCAGAGTGAGTGGTGCAACTATGAGCTCTTCTTTGCCCAGCACAGGGCCATCAGTGTGGACCAAGACTCTGTGGTGTTTATTCTGCTAGAGCCTATCCCACCTGACTCTCTGCCCAGCACGTTCTTGAAGCTGAGGACCCTTCTCAGGCAGCAGACATACCTGGAGTGGCCTAAGGACGAATGCAAAAAACATATATTCTGGAGTAGTCTCAGATCCATGTTACAAATTGGGGACAAGGGAATTGCATTGAGGAATGTAGCAACAAATATTATGGATACATGCTCCTTGTTAGCGAACCAAGGTTAA
- the LOC105912380 gene encoding toll-like receptor 6, translating to MSREAHKMYLTFWIIAVPSIGILLHGTMAFNTAEKGFQMCMTLRENTKDLRHHNLNAIPPNLPAQTEYLDISYNNIARIEDGQLINLTQLCFLKATNCNLRFISPDAFANNKEIKVLNVSNNLLKIISNMNLNTLRVIDLSGNEYYGYALPDHFSNFTHLEILALGSKNTISLKLKDFTPLKDIHLEQLILGEGIQVQEYEPGSLAQLRYLKRITLNVSFCQSFVIFDQILVDLNQTQTQELSLVKFVPDDCHVLVDPFTALKNFDGLRKITIIQTWINSTVMVKLLKNVWHSPIEDLTFINIVYNEDTPDGMQFPNQNTTTKLKSITFDGIKHYQYRYPKFNISVEHFTHLSYLKFSGTGMNILPCNLISAIPSLQILDLSDNLLEESGFWWPLCKPTEIFPSLRHLSLSHNRFFDLALISKQSSQIKLLESLDLSFNSIRLTGPCSWSPHLTELSLSHNNLGNGVFKYLSTNFKRLDLSKTGITTISQKVLSQFPSLTHLILSSNNIQVIPLNLRAPVLQALFIDQNAIAYISEGVLDGLPKLETLVAGKNPFSCTCDSYWFVTAMNKSLLPDWPLDYSCSTPPSYADTSLVNFKPGNLSCHPWLQAVVSFSVLTVIIAVFAIVFHVCDGVWYTKMLWVWIRVKRRARKGEDRLLKGSFNYHAFISYSQHDSAWVDTQLVPTLEGTGLSLCIHERDFVPGQWIVDNIINCVEASYKTIFVLSQNFVQSEWCNYELFFAQHRAISVDQDSVVFILLEPIPPDSLPSKFLKLRTLLRQQTYLEWPKDECKKHIFWSSLRSMLQIGDKGIALRNVATNIMDTCSLLANEG from the exons ATGAGCAGAGAGGCACACAA AATGTACCTTACATTTTGGATTATTGCAGTACCGTCCATTGGGATTTTACTCCACGGGACTATGGCTTTCAACACTGCAGAGAAAGGATTCCAAATGTGTATGACGTtgagagaaaacacaaaagacTTACGCCACCACAATCTCAATGCAATTCCACCGAACCTTCCAGCACAAACTGAATATTTGGACATTTCTTATAACAACATTGCAAGAATTGAAGATGGACAGCTAATTAATCTTACCCAGCTTTGTTTCTTGAAAGCAACCAACTGTAATCTTAGGTTTATTTCTCCGGATGCCTTTGCCAACAACAAGGAAATCAAGGTGCTGAATGTGTCCAACAATCTTTTGAAAATCATCTCTAACATGAACCTCAACACATTAAGGGTCATAGACCTTTCAGGCAACGAATACTACGGCTATGCGCTTCCAGATCATTTTTCCAATTTTACACATCTTGAGATCCTTGCTCTTGGAAGTAAAAATACAATTTCACTGAAACTGAAAGACTTCACTCCTCTGAAAGACATACATTTAGAGCAGCTTATTCTAGGTGAGGGCATCCAGGTGCAAGAATATGAACCTGGATCTTTAGCTCAGTTGAGGTATCTGAAAAGAATTACTCTAAATGTGTCTTTTTGCCAGAGTTTTGTCATTTTTGACCAAATTCTTGTGGATCttaaccaaacacaaacacaggagctgAGTTTAGTAAAGTTTGTTCCTGATGATTGTCATGTGTTGGTTGATCCTTTCACAGCTTTAAAGAACTTTGATGGTCTAAGGAAAATAACTATAATACAAACCTGGATAAATAGCACAGTCATGGTCAAATTACTAAAAAATGTTTGGCATTCTCCAATTGAAGATTTAACTTTTATCAATATTGTTTACAATGAAGACACTCCTGATGGAATGCAATTCCCAAACCAGAATACCACAACAAAACTCAAATCAATTACATTTGATGGCATCAAGCATTATCAATACAGATACCCCAAATTTAACATTAGTGTGGAACATTTCACACACTTGTCGTATCTGAAGTTCTCAGGCACAGGAATGAACATTCTCCCCTGTAATTTGATCTCTGCCATACCGTCATTACAGATATTGGATCTTTCGGACAATCTACTGGAAGAGTCTGGTTTTTGGTGGCCCCTCTGCAAACCAACAGAGATTTTCCCATCCCTCAGACACCTCTCTTTGAGTCATAACCGCTTCTTCGATCTGGCTCTCATCTCTAAGCAATCCAGTCAGATCAAACTCCTGGAATCTCTGGACTTGAGCTTCAACTCCATCCGCCTGACAGGCCCATGCTCCTGGTCCCCTCACCTAACAGAGCTGAGTCTCAGCCACAACAACCTGGGCAATGGTGTCTTCAAATACCTCTCAACTAACTTCAAAAGACTTGATCTCTCAAAAACTGGAATTACCACCATAAGCCAAAAAGTACTGTCACAATTTCCCAGTCTGACACATCTTATTTTGAGTTCCAACAACATTCAAGTCATCCCATTGAACCTCAGAGCACCAGTGCTGCAGGCCCTGTTCATCGACCAGAATGCAATTGCATACATTAGCGAGGGTGTGTTGGACGGCTTGCCcaaactggagacactagtTGCAGGGAAAAACCCATTCAGCTGTACCTGTGATTCTTACTGGTTCGTGACAGCCATGAACAAGTCTCTATTGCCAGACTGGCCCCTGGACTACAGTTGCAGTACCCCTCCATCTTATGCTGATACATCGCTGGTCAATTTTAAGCCTGGAAATCTGTCCTGCCACCCATGGCTTCAGGCAGTTGTGTCTTTTTCGGTTTTAACCGTCATTATTGCCGTTTTTGCCATCGTATTTCATGTCTGTGATGGTGTTTGGTACACCAAGATGCTGTGGGTTTGGATCAGAGTCAAACGGAGAGCTCGTAAAGGGGAGGACAGGCTGTTGAAGGGTTCTTTCAACTATCATGCTTTTATCTCCTACAGCCAACATGACTCAGCCTGGGTGGATACCCAGCTGGTGCCAACACTGGAGGGGACAGGTCTGTCACTTTGCATTCATGAACGTGACTTCGTACCGGGGCAGTGGATTGTGGACAACATCATCAACTGCGTGGAGGCCAGCTATAAGACCATATTCGTGCTCTCTCAGAACTTTGTTCAGAGTGAGTGGTGCAACTATGAGCTCTTCTTTGCCCAGCACAGGGCCATCAGTGTGGACCAAGACTCTGTGGTGTTTATTCTGCTAGAGCCTATCCCACCTGACTCTCTGCCCAGCAAGTTCTTGAAGCTGAGGACCCTTCTCAGGCAGCAGACATACCTGGAGTGGCCTAAGGACGAATGCAAAAAACATATATTCTGGAGTAGTCTCAGATCCATGTTACAAATTGGGGACAAGGGAATTGCATTGAGGAATGTAGCAACAAATATAATGGATACATGCTCCTTGTTAGCAAACGAAGGTTAA